One Syntrophobacterales bacterium genomic window carries:
- a CDS encoding LapA family protein: protein MTTLIAAVVIVVFVTIFSIQNAAPVAISFLFWKFGASLAVAIFLSALCGLILGVIVTYVIMEKKRRRSARETFK, encoded by the coding sequence ATGACAACATTGATAGCGGCAGTAGTGATCGTGGTTTTTGTCACGATCTTCTCAATCCAGAATGCAGCCCCGGTGGCCATCTCATTCCTCTTCTGGAAGTTCGGAGCATCCCTAGCCGTGGCGATCTTTCTCTCTGCTCTTTGCGGTCTCATCCTGGGAGTGATCGTCACTTACGTAATTATGGAGAAGAAACGCCGTCGGTCGGCGCGTGAAACTTTTAAATAG